Proteins encoded within one genomic window of Candidatus Nezhaarchaeota archaeon:
- a CDS encoding RNA polymerase Rpb4 family protein has protein sequence MKVKDIREIPLPKVRDLLEMRQRLGPLESYQVAALSHASRFSKIPSDKAEELVEELIDKFKVSRATAVQIANVLPTSVQELRVLLAREGKIFLTEDLEKILELIRSHIE, from the coding sequence ATGAAGGTAAAAGACATCAGAGAAATCCCTCTGCCTAAAGTACGCGACCTCCTAGAAATGAGACAGAGACTAGGTCCTCTAGAGTCATACCAAGTTGCAGCTCTCTCTCACGCTTCTAGGTTCTCTAAGATCCCCTCAGATAAAGCCGAGGAGCTTGTTGAGGAGCTCATCGATAAATTCAAAGTGTCTAGAGCCACCGCTGTTCAGATAGCAAATGTCCTGCCGACATCGGTACAAGAATTAAGAGTATTACTAGCTAGAGAGGGGAAGATCTTCTTGACCGAGGATCTTGAAAAGATCTTAGAGCTTATCCGAAGCCATATTGAGTAA
- a CDS encoding DNA primase small subunit PriS, with amino-acid sequence MRERLDNEKSGNESFVKRVFKEYYSKWYGEPPKNYNMREYAFIISRKGDMIRHKAFESWDEVREFLRKNVPLHGFYSSAYYLQPSAPDMDAKGWIGADLIFDIDVDHIHTPCKDVHDKWVCLDCGVVDKGMPPEVCHRCSSKRIEAKTWFCEKCLDVAREETIKLVEDYLIQDFGFSPKEVSIVFSGRRGFHVHVESDIVKGLDQRARREIVDYVKGVGLTLTSKKRKVLLPPLNAGGWHGRIAKGVYELLNSCQVDDLIRLLGLKRGPQIEENVREIIKRLEEGKRCSTLSGMASKIWLKAVEKAIAYKRCEVDERVTTDIKRLIRLPGTLHGGTGLIVMRIGLKDVETFDPYTHAVAFKRDYVKVRVLNMPKITFLGQEWGPYDNEVVEVPLGLAVYLICSDNAIVIDEVL; translated from the coding sequence GTGAGGGAGAGGTTAGATAACGAAAAGAGTGGTAATGAAAGCTTTGTAAAGAGGGTGTTCAAGGAGTACTATTCTAAGTGGTATGGTGAGCCTCCCAAGAATTACAATATGAGGGAATACGCCTTCATCATTTCAAGAAAGGGCGATATGATAAGACACAAGGCCTTTGAGTCGTGGGATGAAGTGAGAGAGTTCCTACGTAAGAACGTTCCGCTACACGGATTCTACTCGTCAGCTTACTATCTTCAACCATCAGCTCCAGATATGGATGCTAAGGGGTGGATCGGCGCTGATTTAATATTCGACATAGATGTAGATCACATTCATACTCCTTGTAAAGATGTGCACGATAAGTGGGTGTGTCTAGACTGCGGTGTCGTTGACAAAGGCATGCCCCCCGAGGTGTGTCATAGGTGCTCAAGTAAGAGGATAGAAGCTAAGACATGGTTTTGTGAAAAATGTCTTGATGTGGCTAGGGAAGAAACCATAAAGCTTGTTGAGGATTATTTAATTCAAGACTTTGGGTTCTCACCTAAAGAGGTGTCAATTGTATTTTCTGGAAGAAGGGGTTTTCATGTACATGTGGAAAGTGATATCGTAAAGGGTTTAGATCAAAGGGCTAGAAGAGAGATCGTCGACTACGTGAAGGGTGTTGGATTAACTTTGACTAGTAAAAAGAGGAAGGTCTTATTGCCTCCATTAAATGCAGGCGGATGGCATGGAAGGATAGCTAAGGGGGTCTATGAGCTTCTTAATTCATGTCAAGTGGATGATCTGATAAGACTGCTTGGTCTCAAGAGAGGGCCTCAGATAGAAGAAAATGTGAGGGAGATAATTAAGAGACTCGAAGAAGGTAAGAGGTGCTCGACCTTGAGCGGTATGGCGAGCAAAATATGGCTTAAGGCCGTTGAGAAAGCCATAGCATACAAGCGTTGCGAAGTAGATGAAAGAGTTACTACTGACATTAAGAGGTTAATAAGGTTGCCTGGAACGCTTCACGGAGGAACGGGACTCATAGTAATGAGGATTGGACTAAAGGACGTTGAGACGTTTGACCCATACACGCATGCTGTAGCGTTTAAGAGGGACTATGTTAAAGTTAGAGTCTTAAATATGCCAAAAATAACTTTCTTAGGTCAGGAGTGGGGTCCCTACGACAATGAGGTTGTTGAGGTTCCGCTAGGGTTAGCTGTTTACCTAATTTGCTCAGATAACGCTATCGTCATCGATGAGGTGCTTTAA
- a CDS encoding DUF655 domain-containing protein, which yields MYLSRDRKKFEEYAYILDFLPRGYPRESRPQFMGKPIAQAIGEDFFMLLELVPKPNVNLTIGERVFIGKGFREKIDRITRLLSYDDLTSFAKDELLRIVEKIVKDHENRFVSFLNSAPPLTTKMHSLELLPRIGKKTMWIIIREREKAPFTSYEDFEKRTGVSNIVKIITERILTELKGGERYYLFTVAPVFKERSIGS from the coding sequence TTGTACCTTTCTAGGGATAGGAAGAAATTCGAAGAATACGCCTATATATTAGATTTCTTGCCTAGAGGCTATCCAAGAGAAAGTCGTCCTCAATTCATGGGTAAGCCCATAGCTCAAGCGATCGGCGAAGATTTCTTCATGCTACTCGAATTGGTCCCTAAGCCCAACGTTAATTTAACGATCGGAGAAAGGGTCTTTATAGGAAAGGGTTTTAGAGAGAAGATAGACAGGATAACAAGACTATTAAGTTATGACGATTTAACATCCTTTGCTAAGGACGAGCTGCTTCGAATCGTGGAAAAGATCGTGAAAGATCATGAGAATAGATTCGTGTCTTTCTTAAATAGCGCTCCTCCATTAACTACGAAAATGCATTCCCTTGAGCTTTTACCCCGAATAGGAAAGAAGACCATGTGGATCATAATCAGGGAGAGGGAGAAGGCTCCTTTCACAAGTTATGAGGACTTTGAGAAGAGGACAGGAGTAAGCAACATAGTTAAAATAATAACGGAAAGGATTTTAACTGAACTGAAGGGCGGTGAGAGGTACTATTTATTCACAGTAGCACCAGTCTTCAAAGAGAGATCCATAGGGTCATGA
- a CDS encoding tRNA pseudouridine(54/55) synthase Pus10, which translates to MLDAASVIIEKALKLMEEVTLCDKCLGRFFANLGFALSNEVRASSLKTIICMISSDLMNRGRQQEAIRMLMILAKTGFKPARELLARNGLEVPETLPCGLCEGLLYEPLHQLTNKAVDYLLRYDFNTYLIGCKVPGTIIEREDTLRSRVEIEWGESIKREINREASLIIMLKTGKKPDFQKPDVLIILDFHKMDVEIKPSPVFIYGRYRKLVRGIPQSKWLCPSCRGSGCPECDGTGRRYKFSVEELITKPIIERFEARSAKFHGAGREDIDVRVLGSGRPFVVEVIEPKKRFIDLEELQREVNERSQGMVEVLNLSYTDRSTIGKLKLSAKAKSKTYRALIEMEDRLEKDRIKALSDFFRGVTVKQWTPKRVLHRRADKLRIKRVYEVEVLDIKDKTFEVLIKCQGGLYVKELVHGDEGRTTPSFQEFLGTKLKVLELDVLDVED; encoded by the coding sequence ATGTTAGACGCTGCCTCTGTGATAATCGAGAAAGCTTTAAAGTTGATGGAGGAAGTAACGCTCTGCGATAAGTGTCTCGGCAGGTTCTTTGCAAACTTAGGTTTTGCCTTAAGCAATGAAGTTAGAGCCTCAAGCTTAAAAACCATTATCTGTATGATCTCCTCAGACCTAATGAATAGAGGTCGCCAACAAGAAGCCATAAGGATGCTGATGATCCTTGCTAAGACAGGCTTCAAACCTGCACGAGAACTTTTAGCTAGGAATGGTCTTGAAGTGCCTGAGACATTACCTTGTGGGCTGTGCGAAGGTCTACTCTATGAACCATTACATCAGCTCACGAACAAAGCTGTCGATTACTTGTTAAGGTACGATTTTAATACCTACCTCATTGGATGCAAGGTTCCTGGAACCATAATCGAAAGAGAGGACACCTTAAGGTCCCGCGTGGAAATAGAATGGGGGGAGTCGATAAAGAGAGAGATAAATAGGGAAGCCAGCTTAATCATAATGCTCAAAACAGGGAAAAAACCTGATTTTCAGAAGCCTGATGTCCTCATAATCTTGGATTTTCACAAAATGGATGTTGAGATAAAGCCTAGCCCTGTTTTCATATACGGTCGCTATAGGAAGCTAGTTCGAGGAATACCTCAATCTAAATGGCTTTGCCCTAGTTGCCGAGGGTCGGGTTGTCCTGAGTGTGATGGAACTGGGAGGCGCTACAAATTCTCTGTTGAAGAGCTCATAACAAAGCCGATAATTGAAAGATTCGAAGCTCGTAGTGCTAAGTTTCATGGAGCTGGGAGGGAAGACATAGATGTTAGAGTCCTAGGTTCGGGAAGACCATTTGTCGTCGAGGTTATTGAGCCCAAGAAGAGGTTCATTGACCTTGAAGAGCTTCAGAGAGAGGTCAATGAGAGGTCTCAAGGCATGGTTGAGGTCTTAAACCTATCTTACACTGACAGATCTACCATAGGGAAGCTAAAGCTTTCAGCTAAAGCTAAGAGTAAGACGTATAGAGCGTTGATAGAGATGGAAGATCGATTGGAGAAGGATAGGATAAAAGCTCTCAGTGACTTCTTTCGGGGAGTAACTGTAAAGCAATGGACTCCCAAAAGGGTCTTGCATCGTCGAGCTGACAAGTTGCGAATAAAAAGGGTCTACGAAGTAGAGGTTTTGGACATCAAGGATAAGACGTTTGAGGTTTTAATAAAGTGTCAAGGAGGTCTCTACGTTAAAGAGCTTGTTCACGGAGATGAAGGTCGAACCACACCCAGCTTTCAAGAATTCCTAGGTACGAAGCTTAAAGTCTTAGAGTTGGACGTCTTAGATGTCGAGGATTAA
- a CDS encoding DNA primase large subunit PriL, translating into MVFSKLDAAIYPFINLASQIVKELEENLGINVILSPGSEVLKRSIERIKEAIYSRVTSVYRADLDVEILSHPVAMLLLKSIKDTRLLHIYAEAEKNRVFLNLLSEDYEKLLALAIDGFNWHVIRENYTFFIRFDDYLKASINIIDSHWKLVNRKLVNGYVELSRRDFSRLMAEAYKTRVLEKASQEEVIQIPEHIKGIVEELNKEVQGVLPKVDVRITHISGEFNPLAFPPCILRLLEDADKGKNLPHMARFTLATFLISIGKRPEELLDIFRKMPDYDERKTLYHLRHVAGEIGSRTKYIPPSCATLRTFNLCSPDDDLCSKVKHPLIYYSKKLRTIKRG; encoded by the coding sequence ATGGTTTTTTCCAAGTTAGATGCTGCTATATATCCATTCATAAACTTAGCTTCGCAAATAGTTAAAGAATTAGAGGAAAATTTAGGAATAAACGTCATTCTATCTCCCGGTTCGGAGGTTCTTAAGAGGAGCATTGAGAGGATTAAAGAGGCTATATACTCTCGGGTAACATCAGTTTACAGAGCAGACTTAGATGTAGAGATATTGTCCCATCCCGTTGCTATGTTACTTTTAAAAAGTATTAAGGATACTAGGTTGCTCCACATATATGCTGAAGCTGAGAAGAATAGAGTCTTCTTAAATCTCCTCAGCGAAGATTATGAAAAGCTTTTGGCGCTGGCAATCGATGGATTTAATTGGCATGTGATTAGAGAGAATTATACATTTTTCATTAGATTTGACGATTACCTTAAAGCCTCCATAAATATCATAGACTCCCACTGGAAGCTTGTAAATAGGAAGCTTGTAAACGGTTATGTGGAGCTGTCGAGGAGAGACTTTTCAAGGCTTATGGCCGAGGCTTATAAAACAAGAGTCTTAGAGAAAGCTAGTCAGGAAGAGGTCATTCAGATTCCCGAACACATTAAAGGTATTGTTGAAGAACTTAATAAGGAGGTGCAAGGTGTTTTACCTAAAGTAGATGTCCGTATAACTCATATTAGTGGTGAATTTAACCCTTTGGCATTCCCCCCATGTATCCTAAGGTTGCTTGAAGATGCTGATAAGGGCAAGAACTTACCCCACATGGCTCGTTTCACCCTTGCAACATTTCTGATATCGATAGGAAAGAGGCCTGAGGAATTGCTCGATATTTTTCGTAAAATGCCCGATTACGACGAGAGGAAGACACTATATCATTTGAGGCATGTGGCAGGTGAGATCGGCTCGAGGACGAAGTACATTCCACCTAGTTGTGCAACACTGAGGACCTTTAACCTATGTTCACCAGATGATGATTTATGTAGTAAAGTTAAGCATCCATTGATATACTACAGCAAGAAGCTTCGAACAATTAAGAGGGGATGA
- a CDS encoding signal recognition particle protein Srp54 produces the protein MLSKLGTSLREAIKKFLGKPLADELAVRELIRDVQRALLLADVNVELVLKITQAIEERALKEPVPLGFTRREVTLKVLYESLVELLGGEKQPNILYPSNEPIILMLVGVQGSGKTTTAAKLAWFYKNKGYRPGLVCADTFRPGAYDQLKQLALKVGVPFYGEKTGTPTEIALRGINELKNMGCNVIIIDTAGRHKSELTLMEEMKLLSEVVKPSEVILVVDATIGQQAKAQAEAFNNATKIGSIIVTKLDGAARGGGALSAVIATGAQIKFIGLGEKIDELEVFDPSSFVSRLLGMGDLKLLAERVREASLKEEMKSLIIGKFTLKDMVQQLEGLKKLGPLRKILEMIPGLGLSLPDEVADMAQEKLEKWTVIVKSMTKEELERPEIINRSRMRRIARGSGVKVKEVKELLETYEAMKRMMRDILRKQKKGRFPLPFKA, from the coding sequence ATGCTAAGCAAGTTAGGTACATCACTTCGAGAGGCAATAAAGAAGTTCTTGGGGAAACCATTAGCCGATGAGCTTGCGGTTAGAGAGCTGATTAGAGATGTGCAGAGAGCTCTCTTGTTAGCTGACGTGAATGTTGAGCTTGTTCTCAAGATAACTCAAGCAATAGAGGAAAGAGCCCTTAAAGAACCGGTGCCGTTAGGCTTTACGAGGAGAGAAGTCACGTTAAAAGTTCTTTACGAATCCCTCGTAGAGCTTCTTGGTGGAGAAAAGCAACCCAACATACTCTACCCATCGAACGAACCGATAATTCTTATGCTCGTTGGAGTACAAGGGTCAGGTAAGACCACGACAGCTGCGAAGTTAGCTTGGTTTTATAAGAATAAAGGGTATCGTCCAGGACTAGTCTGTGCAGATACGTTTAGACCTGGAGCGTACGATCAATTAAAGCAACTAGCTTTAAAGGTTGGAGTCCCCTTTTATGGCGAGAAGACTGGTACACCTACAGAGATAGCTCTAAGGGGGATTAATGAACTCAAGAACATGGGATGCAACGTCATAATCATTGACACAGCTGGAAGACATAAAAGCGAGCTAACTTTAATGGAGGAGATGAAGTTACTATCAGAGGTCGTAAAGCCCAGTGAGGTCATTTTAGTTGTAGATGCCACGATAGGGCAGCAAGCTAAGGCACAAGCAGAGGCATTTAATAATGCAACTAAGATAGGATCGATAATAGTGACGAAATTAGATGGAGCAGCTAGAGGAGGAGGAGCATTGTCGGCAGTTATTGCTACTGGAGCGCAAATAAAGTTCATTGGACTTGGGGAGAAGATCGATGAGCTCGAGGTCTTTGATCCATCAAGCTTCGTTAGCAGGCTTTTAGGCATGGGCGACCTCAAGCTGCTAGCAGAAAGAGTAAGGGAGGCGTCACTTAAAGAGGAAATGAAGAGCCTAATTATTGGAAAATTCACGCTCAAGGATATGGTTCAACAGCTTGAAGGATTAAAGAAACTGGGCCCTCTACGAAAGATTCTTGAGATGATACCAGGGTTAGGCCTTAGCTTGCCTGACGAGGTCGCAGACATGGCACAAGAGAAACTTGAGAAATGGACTGTTATAGTTAAGTCCATGACTAAAGAGGAGCTAGAGCGTCCAGAGATAATAAACAGATCTAGGATGAGGAGGATAGCTAGAGGTAGTGGAGTTAAGGTTAAGGAAGTTAAAGAGCTCCTGGAGACCTACGAAGCCATGAAGCGAATGATGAGGGACATTTTGAGGAAGCAGAAAAAAGGTCGCTTCCCCTTACCCTTCAAGGCTTAA
- a CDS encoding 50S ribosomal protein L21e — translation MVRRSKGLRSKSRSLLSKHPRERGMRGLSYLLIEYKVGDKVIFDIDPSKIESAPHRRYHGLTGIVIGKRGKAYVIETKLGDKRKIIITTPEHIKPLRSLES, via the coding sequence ATAGTGAGGAGGTCTAAGGGATTAAGAAGCAAGAGTAGAAGCTTGCTATCAAAACATCCACGTGAGCGCGGCATGAGAGGGTTAAGTTATTTACTAATTGAATACAAAGTGGGTGATAAGGTGATTTTTGATATAGATCCATCAAAAATTGAAAGCGCTCCTCATAGGAGATATCACGGTCTCACTGGGATCGTCATAGGTAAAAGAGGGAAAGCATATGTTATTGAGACGAAGCTTGGCGATAAGCGTAAGATTATAATAACAACTCCTGAGCATATAAAGCCTTTAAGGTCTTTAGAGTCCTAG
- a CDS encoding transcription factor S: MPLCPKCGTLMALKRDSEGSLWMCKRCGYFEESVKVVKKEQITHTQKEKVVVIKEGSSYKAMPKIAATCPECGHNEAYYWMVQTRRGDEGMTRFYRCVNCGRTWREYQ, from the coding sequence CTGCCTCTATGCCCGAAGTGCGGTACGCTAATGGCCTTAAAAAGGGATAGTGAGGGATCACTATGGATGTGTAAGCGTTGTGGCTATTTCGAGGAAAGTGTTAAGGTCGTGAAGAAAGAGCAGATAACTCACACACAAAAAGAGAAGGTTGTTGTGATTAAGGAGGGAAGCTCGTATAAGGCGATGCCAAAGATAGCAGCCACATGTCCTGAGTGCGGCCATAACGAAGCTTACTATTGGATGGTTCAAACGCGCAGAGGTGATGAAGGCATGACTAGGTTTTATCGTTGCGTGAATTGTGGAAGAACCTGGAGAGAATATCAATGA
- the pcn gene encoding proliferating cell nuclear antigen (pcna): protein MFKAVFRDARLWYRIVDALASLIDEGTIKASEEGVRLRAMDPSKIAMIDFEMPRDAFDEYQCDGEVMLGLNFDEVKKVVKRGSAKEKVQLEVPPGSARLKITFKGKATRSFSIPLIDVEYEELPTPSISFNVKATVMADIFEDALKDVELVSDYVRLEGRSNAIVVKGQSDRGEVETTLTTETGALLELEVKEEAIASYSLEYLMDMLKANKAAEVVTLEFSSGMPLSLTFPIPGGGTIRYYLAPRLEE, encoded by the coding sequence ATGTTTAAAGCGGTGTTTAGAGATGCGCGATTATGGTATAGAATAGTTGATGCCCTGGCCTCATTAATCGACGAGGGCACCATAAAAGCAAGCGAAGAGGGGGTTAGGCTGAGAGCTATGGACCCATCAAAGATCGCTATGATAGACTTTGAGATGCCTAGAGATGCATTTGATGAGTATCAATGCGATGGAGAGGTTATGTTAGGCTTAAACTTCGATGAAGTGAAGAAGGTGGTTAAGAGGGGGAGCGCTAAGGAGAAAGTACAGCTTGAAGTACCCCCTGGCAGCGCGAGACTTAAGATAACTTTTAAAGGCAAAGCTACAAGAAGCTTCTCAATCCCCTTAATAGACGTAGAATACGAGGAGCTACCTACACCATCGATTTCATTCAACGTCAAAGCTACAGTTATGGCTGACATATTCGAGGACGCTTTAAAAGATGTGGAATTAGTAAGTGACTACGTCAGATTGGAGGGACGAAGTAATGCTATTGTGGTTAAAGGGCAAAGTGATAGAGGTGAGGTAGAAACCACATTGACAACTGAAACTGGGGCACTATTAGAATTGGAAGTGAAAGAGGAAGCTATTGCCTCATACAGTTTGGAGTACTTAATGGACATGCTTAAAGCGAATAAGGCAGCTGAAGTAGTAACCCTTGAATTCTCGAGCGGCATGCCTCTTAGCTTAACGTTCCCAATTCCAGGTGGAGGAACCATAAGGTACTATTTAGCTCCTAGATTGGAAGAGTAA
- a CDS encoding METTL5 family protein: MLEQYTLTSEEASDILWTIETTFGDISKKVVVDLGCGTGRLAIGSALLGAGYVVGVDVDKKALRRAVEAAKKLGVDDKASWILASVHSLSLRADVVIQNPPFGVRREGADRPFLEAALRIAPIVYSLHKSGWKNRQFLKRYIRELGGRVDKIVPLEITIKPTFEFHTKRNYKVKVDLYRILRGGSGE, translated from the coding sequence ATGCTCGAGCAGTACACCTTAACGAGTGAAGAAGCTAGCGACATTCTATGGACCATAGAAACCACTTTTGGCGACATCAGCAAGAAGGTGGTCGTAGATTTGGGTTGTGGCACTGGAAGATTAGCTATAGGCTCGGCTCTGCTTGGCGCAGGTTATGTAGTGGGAGTTGACGTTGATAAAAAAGCATTGAGAAGAGCTGTTGAAGCAGCTAAAAAACTTGGAGTTGATGACAAAGCATCCTGGATACTAGCTTCGGTGCATAGTCTTAGTTTAAGGGCTGATGTTGTGATACAAAATCCTCCCTTTGGAGTAAGGAGGGAGGGAGCTGATAGACCCTTCCTAGAGGCTGCTCTAAGAATAGCTCCCATAGTTTACAGCTTGCATAAATCAGGTTGGAAAAATAGGCAGTTCTTAAAAAGATACATCAGAGAGTTGGGGGGAAGAGTCGATAAGATTGTACCGCTCGAAATAACTATAAAACCAACGTTTGAGTTCCACACAAAGAGGAATTACAAGGTTAAGGTGGACCTTTACAGGATATTAAGAGGTGGGAGTGGTGAGTGA
- the dph2 gene encoding diphthamide biosynthesis enzyme Dph2: MYDLRVNDVLSFVRREGVKRLLLQFADGLKHYASLVYEELSERAPDVEVLTSGSSCYGACDVAFEEALNVKADGIVHYGHTPFPETFSYAEKLGIKVFFVEAFLKLDVSKVIDKALDSLSSMRGLVNVGLTATLQEAHYVPVFKRHLEEEGFRVHVGTGSNKVRYAGQVLGCDYSSALSINDNVEVFLHLGGGLFHAIGLGLVTQKPVLLCDPYRNEVMNIEREVKRVKSARLYSVVKSMENAKRYCIVVGCKWRQRHMYSAMKIKGLLEKKGKKVSLMTLYEVSPQALDNLPEPDSFVITACPRIPIDDYMNYKRPILTVLEALIVAGELKLEEWSLCDWVLNEKATSNAALKS; the protein is encoded by the coding sequence ATGTATGATTTAAGGGTAAACGACGTTCTAAGCTTTGTACGAAGAGAAGGTGTGAAGAGACTATTGCTTCAGTTTGCTGACGGGTTAAAGCATTATGCATCCTTAGTGTATGAAGAGCTAAGTGAGAGAGCTCCTGATGTTGAGGTATTAACGTCAGGGTCAAGCTGTTATGGTGCTTGCGACGTTGCATTTGAGGAGGCTCTAAACGTTAAGGCTGACGGTATAGTGCATTACGGTCACACACCCTTCCCTGAAACCTTCTCATATGCCGAGAAACTAGGGATTAAGGTGTTCTTCGTGGAGGCCTTCTTAAAACTTGATGTCTCTAAAGTTATCGACAAGGCTCTTGACTCCTTAAGCTCAATGAGGGGGTTAGTTAATGTAGGCCTCACGGCAACACTTCAAGAGGCACATTACGTGCCCGTTTTTAAGAGACATTTAGAAGAAGAGGGTTTCAGAGTTCACGTAGGAACGGGCTCCAATAAAGTTAGGTATGCAGGTCAAGTTTTAGGCTGTGATTATTCGTCAGCATTGTCAATCAATGACAATGTCGAAGTTTTCTTGCATCTTGGAGGGGGGCTCTTCCATGCTATCGGTCTCGGTCTAGTGACACAAAAACCTGTGCTATTGTGTGATCCATATCGCAACGAAGTGATGAATATTGAACGCGAAGTGAAAAGGGTAAAGTCTGCTAGGCTCTACAGCGTTGTTAAGTCAATGGAGAATGCAAAACGTTATTGCATAGTCGTAGGGTGCAAGTGGAGACAGAGACATATGTATTCTGCTATGAAGATAAAGGGGTTACTTGAGAAGAAGGGGAAGAAAGTGAGCTTAATGACTCTTTACGAAGTGTCACCGCAAGCTTTAGACAACTTACCAGAGCCTGACAGCTTTGTAATAACGGCTTGCCCAAGGATACCCATTGACGACTACATGAATTACAAGAGACCGATACTAACGGTCCTTGAGGCATTAATAGTAGCTGGGGAATTAAAGCTTGAGGAGTGGTCCTTGTGTGACTGGGTGCTTAACGAGAAAGCAACTAGCAATGCTGCTCTCAAAAGTTGA
- a CDS encoding exosome complex RNA-binding protein Csl4: MSEKILKDVVIPGEEIGVIEEFLPGDWTYVDGNSIRSMIFGTAILDINEKRVKVRPLHRMSPLIIEKGDIVIGEVIGMRKDVAAISIRKVENKGLILSNPWSGLLHVSQVSDKFIDFLSDAVKVTDILRARVINLRPPYQLSIKERGMGVILAFCPICQNPMSIKNKKLYCLRCKIREERKISTRYSINLKL, translated from the coding sequence GTGAGTGAGAAGATATTGAAGGACGTCGTCATCCCAGGAGAGGAGATAGGAGTTATAGAGGAGTTTTTGCCAGGAGATTGGACTTATGTTGATGGAAATTCCATAAGGTCAATGATATTTGGTACAGCCATCTTAGACATCAATGAGAAGAGGGTAAAGGTCAGGCCATTACATAGAATGTCTCCTCTCATTATAGAAAAGGGAGATATTGTGATAGGCGAAGTCATTGGAATGAGGAAAGATGTCGCAGCCATCTCAATAAGAAAGGTAGAAAATAAGGGACTAATTCTCAGCAACCCGTGGAGTGGATTGTTACATGTAAGTCAAGTTAGTGACAAGTTTATAGACTTTCTATCTGACGCTGTGAAAGTAACTGACATTTTGAGGGCTAGAGTTATAAATTTGAGACCGCCGTATCAACTGTCAATAAAGGAAAGGGGCATGGGAGTCATACTAGCCTTTTGTCCTATTTGTCAAAACCCGATGTCTATTAAGAACAAAAAACTTTATTGTTTAAGGTGCAAAATCCGAGAGGAAAGAAAAATATCTACGAGATATTCGATTAATCTTAAGCTGTAG
- a CDS encoding DNA replication complex GINS family protein, with amino-acid sequence MLKELLNVLLRELHDEKTLSLPQSFYDKALSYVHSLKIRRNNEVSDIQRKIWDEEVKILERILMTIRKVRARKIAMEVMNGSTVEGLPPEEDVCYSNLRKAFEVAELDVEGRRGLEDQPEEKGLFLLRKDLDEATASKLGLPKLSSEDVIFINKRTGKVLIDLGLADEISVR; translated from the coding sequence ATGCTTAAGGAGCTGCTTAACGTTCTCCTTCGAGAGCTACACGATGAGAAGACCTTATCTTTACCTCAGAGCTTTTACGATAAGGCTTTAAGCTATGTCCACTCGTTGAAGATAAGGAGAAATAATGAGGTCAGCGATATCCAGCGTAAGATCTGGGATGAAGAAGTTAAAATTCTAGAAAGGATCTTGATGACTATTAGAAAGGTGAGGGCAAGGAAAATAGCTATGGAAGTCATGAATGGGAGCACCGTAGAGGGACTACCACCCGAGGAGGATGTTTGTTACAGCAATCTTAGAAAGGCCTTTGAGGTTGCAGAGCTTGATGTAGAAGGGAGGAGAGGTCTAGAAGATCAACCTGAAGAGAAGGGCTTATTTTTGTTAAGGAAAGACCTAGATGAAGCTACAGCCAGTAAGCTCGGTTTACCTAAACTTAGTTCAGAAGATGTAATCTTTATAAATAAGCGAACTGGTAAAGTGCTCATCGACCTAGGGCTAGCAGATGAAATAAGTGTAAGGTGA
- a CDS encoding DNA-directed RNA polymerase subunit L, with product MIRMKIRILEKNEKSLRFEIIGEGHTFCNILRDFLQRNPDVEFAAYRIDHPLVANPVFYVRVKSGRPEDVLKKAAEEIISALEDFKVMIKSAMKVK from the coding sequence ATGATAAGGATGAAGATAAGGATACTGGAGAAAAATGAGAAAAGTTTAAGATTCGAGATTATAGGTGAGGGTCATACGTTTTGCAATATTTTGAGAGATTTTTTACAAAGAAATCCTGATGTTGAATTCGCAGCGTACAGAATCGACCATCCGCTAGTTGCTAACCCAGTATTTTATGTTAGAGTTAAAAGTGGTAGACCTGAAGACGTCTTAAAGAAGGCAGCAGAGGAGATCATTAGCGCATTAGAGGACTTTAAAGTGATGATTAAGTCGGCTATGAAGGTAAAGTAA